A part of Desulfomicrobium baculatum DSM 4028 genomic DNA contains:
- a CDS encoding chloride channel protein produces the protein MRALFRSLFKIPTELAHSYHSVLSFKWLALGAVVGAMTGLGAILFYVGIEALSHLLLGQLAGFSLPVPAGEELFSGPPGPARPWLLFIFLGGIGILTGFLLRRFVPQTRYGGTDGTDTMIKAFHHQEGHITPSVPVMKVGTSILTIAAGGSAGREGPISLLGAGCGSWLAGKLRLSAKERRILLLAGAAGGLGAIFRAPLGGALTAVEVIYREDFEAEALLPSIISSVVSYSLFTLVFGSEPIFGIPKFEFSDIRELPVYAILGLVCAATGWFYVRTFRFIKFKVFWPLTDRFGFVPAVALGGLGMASIGYQFPELLGGGQGWLELAMLGKLSVTMMAGMIVGKTLATSVVLGSGMSGGMFAPALFVGGMSGGVVGTLAQRLFPSVVVEPGGYVLVGMAAFFSGVANAPIGPLVMVCELTQGYGLLAPLMLATAIALVLGRNVSLYENQVDNKFESPAHVGDATINILEREKVEAHYKPGRVTIVEEGTHFGALTDIIVNSNELCFPVRGADDTITGMLAVQDLRKVLFEDTLCELLVAGDVARKAVLLRPDEDLYTALLKFVESDLAQLPVVDSEDPTTVLGILAREDVFTAYAKTLKSMKEQA, from the coding sequence ATGCGCGCACTTTTCAGATCCCTGTTCAAAATTCCTACGGAATTGGCCCACAGCTACCATTCCGTTCTGAGCTTCAAATGGTTGGCTCTTGGGGCCGTGGTCGGCGCCATGACCGGGCTCGGGGCCATCCTGTTCTATGTCGGCATAGAGGCCTTGAGCCATCTGCTGCTCGGGCAGCTGGCCGGATTTTCCCTGCCCGTTCCGGCCGGGGAGGAATTGTTTTCGGGCCCCCCCGGTCCAGCCCGGCCCTGGCTGCTTTTCATCTTTCTGGGCGGGATAGGGATCCTCACCGGTTTCCTGCTGCGCCGTTTCGTGCCCCAGACCCGTTATGGCGGTACGGATGGCACCGATACCATGATCAAGGCCTTCCACCATCAGGAAGGGCACATCACGCCATCCGTGCCGGTCATGAAAGTGGGCACGTCCATCCTGACCATCGCCGCCGGCGGCAGCGCCGGACGCGAAGGCCCCATCTCTCTGCTCGGGGCCGGATGCGGCTCCTGGCTGGCCGGCAAGTTGCGCCTTTCGGCCAAGGAACGGCGCATCCTGCTCCTGGCGGGGGCCGCCGGAGGGCTTGGCGCCATTTTTCGTGCCCCGCTGGGCGGCGCGCTCACTGCCGTGGAGGTCATCTACCGCGAGGACTTCGAGGCCGAGGCGCTACTCCCGTCCATCATCTCCTCCGTGGTTTCCTACTCCCTGTTCACCCTGGTTTTCGGGTCCGAGCCCATTTTCGGAATTCCCAAGTTCGAATTCTCCGACATCCGCGAGCTGCCCGTCTACGCAATCCTGGGCCTGGTGTGCGCGGCGACGGGCTGGTTCTATGTGCGCACCTTTCGCTTCATCAAATTCAAGGTGTTCTGGCCCCTGACCGATCGTTTCGGGTTTGTGCCGGCCGTGGCCCTGGGTGGTTTGGGCATGGCCAGTATCGGCTACCAGTTCCCTGAACTGCTCGGCGGCGGGCAGGGCTGGCTGGAGCTGGCCATGCTCGGCAAGCTGTCCGTGACCATGATGGCCGGGATGATTGTGGGCAAGACGCTGGCCACGTCCGTGGTCCTTGGCTCGGGCATGAGCGGCGGCATGTTCGCGCCGGCCCTTTTTGTGGGCGGCATGAGCGGCGGTGTGGTCGGAACCCTGGCCCAGCGGCTGTTTCCGTCCGTGGTGGTTGAGCCGGGGGGCTATGTTCTGGTGGGCATGGCCGCCTTTTTCTCGGGAGTGGCCAACGCGCCCATAGGCCCTCTGGTCATGGTCTGCGAGTTGACCCAAGGCTATGGCCTGCTCGCTCCGCTGATGCTGGCCACGGCCATCGCGTTGGTTTTGGGGCGCAACGTGTCGCTGTATGAAAATCAGGTCGACAACAAGTTTGAGTCCCCGGCCCATGTCGGCGACGCGACCATCAATATTCTGGAGCGGGAAAAGGTCGAGGCGCACTACAAGCCCGGCCGGGTGACCATCGTGGAGGAGGGAACGCATTTCGGCGCCCTGACCGACATCATCGTCAATTCCAACGAGCTCTGCTTTCCGGTGCGCGGCGCAGATGACACGATAACGGGGATGCTTGCAGTGCAGGACCTGCGCAAGGTCCTGTTCGAGGACACGCTGTGCGAATTGCTCGTGGCCGGGGACGTGGCGCGCAAGGCAGTTCTGTTGCGGCCCGACGAGGACCTTTATACGGCCCTGCTCAAATTCGTGGAATCGGATCTGGCCCAGCTCCCGGTGGTGGACAGCGAAGACCCCACCACGGTGCTCGGAATACTGGCCAGGGAAGACGTGTTTACGGCCTATGCCAAGACCTTGAAATCCATGAAGGAGCAGGCCTGA
- a CDS encoding septal ring lytic transglycosylase RlpA family protein, producing MSPGLLSGRGGCGWLVAVLAIAFLCAALSGCGSRYVPGVSIPPAPSKKTQPSSPTGKKGTYKPYTVLGQTYYPLGSAEGYAETGVASWYGTDFHGKKTANGERYDMYQMTAAHRILPMHTRLVVRNLDNGRTTEVRVNDRGPFVGNRIIDLSYAAASVLGVVGPGTARVSLQTIAGQRIQYVGPFYVQYGAFVVEENARRLRSRLLARGFAGTRIVKGELHGTTFWRVQVGAFSSLGEAESMRLRLTKESPGCFIIAD from the coding sequence ATGAGCCCGGGCCTGTTGTCGGGACGTGGTGGTTGCGGATGGCTGGTCGCAGTGCTGGCCATCGCGTTTTTGTGCGCGGCCTTAAGCGGATGCGGCTCGAGGTATGTCCCCGGAGTCAGCATTCCCCCGGCTCCTTCAAAGAAGACGCAGCCTTCCTCGCCTACGGGCAAGAAGGGAACCTACAAACCCTACACCGTGCTCGGGCAGACCTATTATCCCCTGGGCTCGGCAGAAGGATACGCCGAAACCGGTGTCGCTTCATGGTATGGTACGGATTTTCACGGCAAAAAGACGGCCAACGGCGAGCGCTACGACATGTACCAGATGACGGCCGCGCATCGCATCCTGCCCATGCACACGCGTCTGGTGGTCAGGAATCTGGACAACGGGCGAACGACCGAAGTGCGGGTCAACGATCGCGGGCCATTCGTGGGCAATCGCATCATTGATCTGTCCTATGCGGCGGCGAGCGTGCTGGGAGTTGTCGGCCCGGGTACGGCGCGGGTCAGTCTGCAGACCATCGCCGGGCAGCGCATTCAGTATGTGGGGCCGTTCTATGTGCAGTATGGGGCGTTCGTGGTCGAAGAGAATGCGCGCAGGCTCAGATCGCGTCTTCTTGCCCGGGGCTTTGCGGGCACCAGGATCGTGAAGGGCGAGCTGCACGGCACCACGTTTTGGCGGGTGCAGGTCGGGGCTTTCTCCAGCCTGGGCGAAGCGGAATCAATGCGGCTTCGTTTGACCAAAGAAAGCCCGGGATGCTTTATTATTGCGGATTGA
- a CDS encoding 30S ribosomal protein S1 codes for MNNTQTTPESMNDFDMEMDFESQLENYLNSDFGDIEEGVIVSGEVVKIDDSYILVDVNFKSEGQIPLDEFMENGQVTVKVGDTVDVYVVRKNEREGSIVLSREKAKRMQVLDELEKLLDSGDVVVGRIVRRIKGGYVVEIKGIEAFLPGSHVDLRPVPDMDALVNQDFEFRVLKINRRRSNVIVSRRVLLEEDRDRKRGELLTTLEEGQSVVGVVKNITEYGVFIDLGGLDGLLHITDMSWKRIKHPKEMVQLGDELTLKVLSFDKDEKKVSLGLKQLVMDPWANISEKYPEGHKLSGKVTNLVDYGAFVELEAGVEGLVHISEMSWTRKLRHPSQMVRPGDEVDVIILGVDVDRKRISLGMKQVAPNPWDLVAEKYPEGTILEASVKNITEFGLFIGIEDGIDGLIHVSDLSWTKKIRHPNELYKVGDVVRAKVLTVDKENEKFTLGIKQLADDPWLDVPNRYPVGTMLTGTITNITDFGLFVEVEEGIEGLVHVSEMSKKKIKSPKEAFNEGDAIEAKVIHVSADERRLGLSLKAQEPERKRTGGAGEFRTTQSGSMTGSNLGDMIRQKMEENAETGVEADTETDAETEEE; via the coding sequence ATGAACAACACTCAAACCACGCCAGAGTCCATGAATGATTTCGACATGGAGATGGATTTTGAGTCTCAACTCGAGAACTATCTCAACTCCGATTTCGGTGACATCGAAGAGGGAGTGATCGTTTCGGGCGAGGTCGTGAAGATTGATGACAGCTACATTCTCGTGGATGTCAATTTCAAGTCCGAAGGTCAGATTCCACTCGATGAGTTCATGGAAAACGGCCAGGTGACTGTCAAAGTTGGCGACACTGTCGACGTATATGTTGTCCGCAAAAATGAGCGCGAAGGCTCCATCGTCCTGTCCAGGGAAAAAGCCAAGCGCATGCAGGTCCTGGACGAACTGGAAAAACTGCTCGACTCCGGCGATGTCGTGGTCGGCCGCATCGTGCGCCGCATCAAGGGCGGCTATGTTGTTGAAATCAAGGGAATCGAGGCCTTCCTGCCCGGCTCCCATGTCGATCTGCGTCCGGTTCCGGACATGGATGCCCTGGTCAACCAGGATTTCGAATTTCGCGTGCTGAAGATCAATCGCCGTCGCAGCAACGTTATTGTTTCCCGTCGCGTGCTCCTTGAAGAAGATCGCGACCGCAAGCGCGGCGAATTGCTGACCACCCTCGAAGAGGGTCAGTCCGTAGTCGGCGTGGTCAAGAACATCACCGAATACGGCGTGTTCATCGACCTCGGCGGCCTCGACGGTCTGCTGCACATCACCGACATGTCCTGGAAGCGCATCAAGCATCCCAAGGAAATGGTCCAGCTGGGCGACGAACTGACTCTCAAAGTCCTGTCCTTCGACAAGGACGAGAAGAAGGTATCCCTCGGCCTCAAGCAGCTGGTCATGGATCCCTGGGCCAACATCTCCGAGAAATACCCCGAAGGGCACAAGCTTTCCGGCAAGGTCACCAATCTGGTGGACTACGGCGCGTTCGTGGAACTGGAAGCCGGCGTTGAAGGCCTGGTGCACATCTCCGAGATGTCCTGGACCCGCAAGCTGCGTCATCCTTCCCAGATGGTGCGCCCCGGCGACGAAGTGGATGTCATCATCCTCGGCGTGGACGTGGACCGCAAGCGCATCTCGCTCGGCATGAAGCAGGTCGCTCCCAATCCCTGGGACCTGGTCGCCGAGAAGTATCCTGAAGGCACCATCCTTGAAGCCAGCGTCAAGAACATCACCGAATTCGGCCTGTTCATCGGCATCGAGGACGGCATCGACGGTCTCATTCACGTTTCCGACCTGTCCTGGACCAAGAAGATCCGTCACCCCAATGAGCTCTACAAGGTGGGCGACGTTGTCCGCGCCAAGGTTCTGACCGTGGACAAGGAGAACGAGAAGTTCACCCTGGGCATCAAGCAGCTGGCCGACGACCCGTGGCTGGACGTGCCCAATCGCTACCCCGTGGGCACCATGCTGACCGGCACCATCACCAACATCACGGATTTCGGTCTGTTTGTTGAGGTTGAGGAAGGCATCGAAGGTCTGGTCCACGTCAGCGAGATGAGCAAGAAGAAGATCAAAAGCCCCAAGGAAGCCTTCAACGAAGGTGACGCCATCGAGGCCAAGGTCATTCACGTCAGCGCCGACGAGCGCCGCCTGGGACTCTCTCTCAAGGCTCAGGAGCCTGAGCGCAAGCGCACCGGCGGTGCCGGTGAATTCCGCACCACGCAGAGCGGTTCCATGACCGGCAGCAACCTCGGCGATATGATCCGTCAGAAGATGGAAGAGAATGCCGAGACCGGAGTCGAAGCCGACACCGAGACCGACGCCGAGACCGAAGAAGAATAG
- the rimO gene encoding 30S ribosomal protein S12 methylthiotransferase RimO, with product MKQVRIHTISLGCPKNQVDTEWMLGGFGASFVNAAEPEDADVVLINTCGFIEPAVSESLQVILDMAQRLAELSPRPSLVVTGCLVSRYGQDLRCELPEVDLFLEIGRQNELGQRLRELAELREDARPGLEAALGGFSAARLLTTPQSFAYLKIAEGCDNRCRFCTIPSIRGPLVSRDEAGILDDARRCLAQGRKELVLIAQDVTAYGRDRGQKALRGLLEKLAPLNGLEWMRLMYLYPAGLDGDLLRFLADLGRPFIPYFDIPLQHAHPDILASMGRPFQRDPRAVVEQVRKFFPEAALRTTFIVGYPGETEARFRALESFVREARFMHLGVFPYYAEDGSEAAILPDQLPDEVKEERRDRIMEMQADISADLLAGFEGQELDVLVDRAHEEWPGLYEGRTWFQAPEVDGITYVSGESVMPGKMVRAVIEEVKTYDLVALA from the coding sequence ATGAAACAAGTGCGAATACATACCATCAGCCTGGGGTGTCCGAAGAATCAGGTGGATACGGAGTGGATGCTGGGCGGGTTTGGCGCGTCCTTTGTCAACGCCGCCGAGCCCGAGGATGCGGACGTGGTGCTGATTAACACCTGCGGCTTCATCGAACCCGCTGTGAGCGAATCGCTCCAGGTCATCCTGGACATGGCCCAGCGCCTGGCAGAGCTGAGCCCCAGGCCAAGCCTCGTGGTCACGGGTTGCCTGGTCTCCCGTTACGGCCAGGATCTGCGCTGCGAACTGCCGGAAGTGGATCTTTTTTTGGAAATTGGCCGGCAGAACGAGCTTGGACAGCGTTTGCGGGAGCTCGCGGAGCTTCGGGAAGATGCGCGTCCGGGACTGGAAGCCGCGCTTGGCGGGTTTTCAGCGGCGCGTCTTTTGACCACGCCGCAAAGCTTTGCCTACCTGAAGATCGCCGAAGGATGCGATAACCGCTGCCGCTTCTGCACCATCCCGTCCATCCGCGGGCCGCTGGTCAGCCGGGACGAGGCCGGGATTCTGGACGATGCGCGGCGCTGCCTGGCTCAGGGCCGCAAGGAGCTGGTGCTCATTGCCCAGGACGTGACCGCCTATGGTCGGGATCGGGGGCAAAAAGCCCTGCGGGGCCTGCTTGAAAAACTTGCGCCCTTGAACGGGCTGGAATGGATGCGGCTCATGTATCTGTACCCGGCCGGACTTGACGGCGACCTGCTGCGCTTCCTGGCCGACCTGGGCAGGCCCTTTATCCCATATTTCGACATTCCGCTGCAGCACGCCCATCCGGATATCCTGGCTTCCATGGGGCGGCCCTTTCAGCGCGACCCCCGGGCCGTGGTGGAGCAGGTTCGCAAGTTTTTCCCCGAGGCGGCGCTGCGCACGACCTTCATCGTCGGCTACCCCGGAGAGACCGAGGCGCGCTTTCGTGCGCTGGAGTCGTTTGTGCGCGAGGCGAGATTCATGCATCTGGGGGTTTTTCCCTACTACGCCGAGGACGGATCCGAGGCGGCGATCCTTCCGGACCAGCTGCCCGATGAGGTCAAGGAAGAGCGCCGGGACCGCATCATGGAAATGCAAGCCGATATCAGCGCGGATCTGCTTGCCGGATTCGAGGGCCAGGAGCTTGACGTGTTGGTGGATCGGGCTCACGAAGAGTGGCCGGGGCTTTACGAAGGCCGGACCTGGTTTCAGGCTCCGGAGGTGGACGGAATCACCTATGTCAGCGGAGAGTCGGTCATGCCCGGAAAGATGGTCCGGGCCGTGATCGAGGAGGTCAAGACGTACGATCTGGTGGCCCTGGCGTAA
- a CDS encoding substrate-binding periplasmic protein → MLKQALLCLGFLLLCIWPQVGIAGTLDIYYFEYPPYYHQLENGQASGIIVDLARKILASAQVEAKFHFVPAKRILHEIQSDRPAASLGWFKTSERQQFANFSLPIYANRPAEVFLLRENELKFRPYDSLEGLLQSRQFFLGRVQGFSEGPRVDAILAKYEHKTVQVAADTVRLLKMLESRRFDFMLLPPEEVDVLLQAAQMSRDKFTLRAMNDIPQGNLRHIMYSKAVDQGLVRRIDQAILTEIGMLPAGQ, encoded by the coding sequence GTGCTGAAACAAGCGCTGCTGTGCCTCGGCTTCCTGCTCCTGTGCATATGGCCCCAGGTCGGCATCGCCGGGACCCTCGACATCTACTACTTTGAATACCCGCCCTATTACCACCAGCTTGAGAATGGCCAGGCGTCGGGAATCATTGTTGATCTTGCCCGCAAAATCCTGGCTTCGGCCCAGGTCGAAGCCAAATTTCACTTCGTGCCCGCCAAAAGAATCCTGCACGAAATACAAAGCGACCGTCCGGCGGCCTCGCTGGGCTGGTTCAAAACCTCCGAGCGCCAGCAGTTTGCCAATTTTTCCCTGCCCATTTACGCGAACCGGCCCGCAGAAGTGTTTCTGCTGCGGGAGAATGAGCTCAAATTCCGCCCGTATGACAGCCTCGAAGGGCTGCTGCAAAGCAGGCAATTCTTTTTAGGGAGAGTGCAAGGATTTTCGGAAGGCCCCCGAGTCGACGCGATCCTGGCGAAGTACGAACACAAAACGGTGCAGGTCGCGGCGGATACGGTCCGCCTGCTCAAGATGCTCGAATCCAGGCGCTTCGATTTCATGCTGTTGCCGCCCGAGGAAGTCGATGTCCTCCTGCAGGCGGCCCAGATGTCCAGAGACAAATTCACGCTGCGCGCAATGAACGACATCCCGCAGGGCAACCTTCGCCACATCATGTACTCCAAAGCCGTGGACCAGGGCCTTGTTCGCAGGATCGACCAGGCCATACTCACCGAAATCGGCATGCTCCCGGCCGGACAGTAG
- a CDS encoding aldehyde ferredoxin oxidoreductase family protein codes for MKILRINTRTKSFKFEELGDLAGLGGRALTSRVVNKEVPANCHPLSAENKLIFAAGVLAPTNAANSGRVSVGAKSPLTGGIKESNSGGQFAHTLPKLDLLAVILEDKPEAGSPMQEIFISADKVVFKDSAVVGMRNYAAQEKLLSAYGDKSVTALIGPAGEQCLCAATIQFSDPEGLPSRSAGRGGLGAVMGSKGVKAIILDGEANAKTVYGNEELFKEARKEWVDVLRTHPVTSQGLPGFGTAVLVNVINEAGALPTKNFRMGKFDGAEKISGETLAANIEKRGGKTKHGCHTGCVIQCSQVYHGKDGKYLTTGFEYETIWGFGANLLIDNLDDIAQMDRTCDEIGMDTIEMANTMAMAMEGGVLAWGDSKGVLAELDKVGSKDPLGRIYGNGTSYTAKAFGVDRIPVVKNQALPAYDPRAVKGVGVTYATTPMGADHTAGYGVCQNVLKVGGDVDGHKNEGNIELSKNLQIATAAVDSLGLCLFVAFAILDDARGVPCMAKLITGLTGKEMSVDEMMGIGVNCLKDELDFNKRAGFTDEDDQLPRFFREELLAPHNVGWGYSTEELQAAKV; via the coding sequence ATGAAAATCCTACGCATCAATACCAGAACCAAAAGCTTCAAATTCGAAGAGCTCGGCGACCTGGCCGGTCTTGGAGGCCGCGCCCTGACCTCCAGAGTGGTCAATAAGGAAGTCCCGGCGAACTGTCACCCGCTTTCCGCCGAAAACAAGCTTATTTTCGCGGCCGGCGTGCTGGCCCCGACCAACGCCGCCAACTCCGGCCGTGTCTCCGTCGGCGCCAAGTCGCCCCTGACCGGCGGCATCAAGGAAAGCAACTCCGGCGGCCAGTTCGCGCACACCCTGCCCAAGCTGGACCTCCTGGCCGTCATCCTCGAGGACAAGCCCGAGGCCGGTTCCCCCATGCAGGAGATCTTTATCTCCGCAGACAAAGTCGTGTTCAAGGATTCCGCCGTGGTCGGCATGCGCAACTATGCGGCCCAGGAAAAGCTCCTGTCCGCCTACGGCGACAAGTCCGTGACCGCACTGATCGGACCCGCCGGCGAGCAGTGCCTGTGCGCCGCCACCATCCAGTTCTCCGATCCGGAAGGCCTGCCTTCCCGTTCCGCCGGTCGCGGCGGCCTGGGCGCGGTCATGGGTTCCAAGGGCGTCAAGGCCATCATCCTTGACGGCGAAGCCAACGCGAAGACCGTCTACGGCAACGAAGAGCTGTTCAAGGAAGCCCGCAAGGAATGGGTCGACGTGCTGCGCACGCATCCCGTCACCAGCCAGGGCCTGCCCGGGTTCGGCACCGCGGTGCTGGTCAACGTCATCAACGAGGCCGGCGCGCTGCCGACCAAGAACTTCCGCATGGGCAAGTTCGACGGCGCGGAGAAGATCTCCGGCGAGACCCTGGCCGCCAATATCGAAAAGCGCGGCGGCAAGACCAAGCACGGCTGCCACACCGGCTGCGTGATCCAGTGCTCCCAGGTTTACCACGGCAAGGACGGCAAATACCTGACCACTGGCTTCGAGTACGAGACCATCTGGGGCTTCGGCGCGAACCTCCTCATCGACAACCTTGACGACATCGCGCAGATGGACCGCACCTGCGACGAAATAGGCATGGACACCATCGAGATGGCCAACACCATGGCCATGGCCATGGAAGGCGGCGTCTTGGCTTGGGGCGACAGCAAGGGCGTCCTGGCCGAACTGGACAAGGTCGGCTCCAAGGATCCGCTGGGCCGCATCTACGGCAACGGCACCTCCTACACGGCCAAGGCTTTCGGCGTGGACCGCATCCCCGTGGTCAAGAACCAGGCCCTGCCCGCCTATGACCCGCGCGCAGTCAAGGGCGTCGGCGTAACCTACGCCACCACCCCCATGGGTGCTGACCACACCGCCGGCTACGGCGTGTGCCAGAACGTGCTCAAAGTCGGCGGCGACGTCGATGGTCACAAGAATGAAGGCAACATCGAACTGTCCAAGAACCTGCAGATCGCCACTGCGGCCGTCGATTCCCTGGGCCTGTGCCTGTTCGTGGCCTTCGCCATCCTGGACGACGCCCGCGGCGTGCCCTGCATGGCCAAGCTGATTACCGGCCTGACCGGCAAGGAAATGAGCGTTGACGAGATGATGGGCATCGGCGTGAACTGCCTCAAAGACGAGCTGGATTTCAACAAGCGCGCCGGCTTCACCGACGAAGACGACCAGCTGCCCCGCTTCTTCCGCGAAGAACTCCTTGCTCCCCATAACGTGGGCTGGGGCTACTCCACCGAGGAACTGCAGGCCGCCAAGGTCTAG
- a CDS encoding elongator complex protein 3, whose translation MTKIFSHRFPHPEPVQKRLKLLPVFLPFAGCPSRCVFCDQHAQTGLGGLRLEDALEALRDRLAREDGGAFGLGFFGGTFTGLSLAWQERFLELASRFAGPGGLVHLRVSTRPDRVDAESLRRLRGSGVSMIELGVQSFSSAVLATSGRGYDGAVAAGACDMVRAAGLELGIQLLPGLPGHDAPLWREDVRRTLALAPDVVRIYPCVVVRGTGLAALYDRGEYAPWPLETAVQESGRAVLDFWQAGVRVIRLGLAGEPGLLERLLAGPWHPAFGNMARSLALRLYLEERLSGLAGRVSRIFLPSRCGGELWGHGRDNVEALARLGIVRENVNFWSETDIAVELEE comes from the coding sequence ATGACAAAAATTTTTAGCCATCGTTTTCCCCATCCCGAACCAGTGCAAAAGAGGCTGAAGCTTCTTCCGGTTTTTCTGCCTTTTGCCGGTTGTCCGAGCCGTTGCGTTTTCTGTGATCAGCATGCCCAGACCGGCCTTGGAGGGCTCAGGCTCGAAGATGCCCTGGAGGCTCTGCGTGACCGTCTGGCCCGGGAAGATGGAGGGGCTTTTGGACTCGGTTTTTTCGGCGGCACGTTCACGGGCCTCAGCCTGGCCTGGCAGGAGCGTTTTTTGGAGCTTGCCTCGCGCTTCGCGGGACCAGGCGGCCTGGTCCATCTACGCGTTTCCACCCGTCCGGATCGTGTGGATGCCGAATCCCTCCGGCGGTTGCGCGGGAGTGGCGTGTCCATGATCGAGCTGGGCGTGCAGAGCTTTTCTTCGGCCGTGCTTGCGACAAGCGGACGCGGCTATGACGGGGCCGTAGCCGCCGGAGCCTGCGACATGGTCCGGGCGGCCGGCCTTGAGCTTGGCATCCAGCTCCTGCCCGGACTGCCCGGACATGATGCCCCCTTGTGGAGGGAGGACGTGCGACGGACCCTGGCCCTGGCCCCGGACGTGGTGCGCATTTATCCGTGCGTGGTGGTGCGGGGCACGGGCCTTGCGGCTCTCTACGACCGGGGCGAATACGCGCCCTGGCCGCTGGAGACGGCTGTGCAAGAGAGCGGCCGGGCCGTGCTTGATTTCTGGCAGGCGGGAGTGCGGGTCATCCGCCTGGGCCTTGCCGGAGAGCCGGGACTGCTTGAGCGCCTTCTGGCCGGCCCCTGGCACCCGGCCTTCGGCAACATGGCGCGCTCCCTGGCTCTCAGGCTTTATCTGGAAGAACGGCTCTCCGGCCTGGCTGGCCGGGTGTCGAGAATTTTTCTGCCCTCACGTTGCGGCGGCGAGCTTTGGGGGCATGGTCGGGACAACGTCGAGGCTTTGGCCAGGCTTGGCATCGTCAGGGAAAATGTGAATTTCTGGTCCGAAACGGACATTGCCGTGGAATTGGAGGAATAA
- a CDS encoding bifunctional riboflavin kinase/FAD synthetase, whose product MHCVTWPDQISGLEKGSCVTIGNFDGVHIGHQRLIARVRDLAAGFGLPSVVITFEPHPLRFFTGKKTPPFITLYEQRAELIRSLGIDHLLCLEFNQALASMSPEDFVRRILVEGLHIKELVIGYDYAFGKGRRGNYALLSQLGKQWAFGVEQLEPVMVDQAIVSSTRIRDLVEAGDVWAAKPLLGRFYRVTGTVVHGQNRGGRLLGFPTANVHLVDELFPKTGVYCCWAELDGEIHQAVANIGYNPTFGNDVLSVEVHVMDFSADLYERTLKVHFVQRLRGERKFSGLDELKAQIGKDVALARTILALPEARLV is encoded by the coding sequence ATGCATTGCGTCACATGGCCGGATCAGATCAGCGGCCTGGAAAAAGGGTCCTGCGTCACCATCGGCAATTTTGACGGGGTCCACATCGGACATCAGCGTCTCATTGCCCGGGTGCGGGATCTGGCTGCCGGATTCGGCCTGCCGTCGGTGGTCATCACCTTCGAGCCTCATCCCTTGCGTTTTTTCACGGGCAAGAAGACCCCACCTTTCATTACCCTTTATGAGCAAAGGGCCGAGCTCATCCGTTCCCTGGGCATAGATCACCTGCTTTGTCTTGAATTCAACCAGGCGCTGGCGAGCATGAGCCCCGAGGATTTCGTGCGCCGCATTCTGGTTGAAGGCCTGCATATCAAGGAATTGGTCATCGGCTATGACTATGCCTTCGGCAAGGGCCGGCGCGGCAATTACGCCTTGCTCAGCCAGCTCGGAAAGCAGTGGGCGTTCGGGGTGGAGCAGCTTGAACCCGTGATGGTCGACCAGGCCATTGTCAGTTCCACGCGCATTCGTGATCTGGTCGAGGCCGGCGATGTCTGGGCGGCGAAACCGCTGCTGGGCCGTTTCTACCGCGTGACCGGGACCGTGGTCCATGGCCAGAACCGGGGCGGACGGCTGCTCGGGTTTCCCACGGCCAACGTGCATCTTGTCGACGAGCTTTTTCCCAAGACCGGGGTGTATTGCTGCTGGGCCGAGCTTGACGGCGAGATCCATCAGGCCGTGGCCAATATCGGCTACAACCCGACCTTCGGCAATGATGTGCTCTCGGTCGAGGTGCATGTCATGGATTTTAGCGCGGACCTTTATGAACGCACATTGAAAGTGCATTTCGTGCAGCGTCTGCGCGGCGAGCGCAAATTTTCCGGCCTCGATGAACTTAAAGCGCAGATCGGCAAGGACGTCGCCCTGGCCCGGACCATCCTGGCCCTGCCCGAAGCCCGGCTGGTTTGA
- a CDS encoding integration host factor subunit alpha, translating to MSNNTLTKAEIVDSIYEKSERNRAEVKAQVETMLDIMKEAVKKDHSLLISGFGKFEAYEKDARKGRNPQTSESIILSERKVVVFRISRKLRAELNPQ from the coding sequence ATGAGCAACAATACACTGACAAAAGCAGAAATTGTCGACAGCATTTACGAAAAATCAGAGCGCAATCGGGCCGAGGTCAAAGCACAGGTCGAAACCATGCTCGACATCATGAAGGAAGCGGTCAAAAAAGACCACTCCCTTCTTATCAGCGGATTCGGCAAGTTCGAAGCCTACGAAAAAGACGCGCGCAAGGGCCGCAACCCCCAGACCAGCGAATCCATAATCCTGTCCGAGCGCAAGGTTGTGGTCTTCCGCATTTCGCGCAAGCTGCGAGCCGAGCTCAATCCGCAATAA